The proteins below are encoded in one region of Pseudomonas entomophila L48:
- a CDS encoding ABC transporter ATP-binding protein, translating to MPPAVQFTQVSRTFGEVKAVDQVSIDIQDGEFFSMLGPSGSGKTTCLRLIAGFEQPSSGSIRIHGIEAAGLPPYQRDVNTVFQDYALFPHMNVRDNVAYGLKVKGVARPERHARAEEALAMVALAGYGERKPAQLSGGQRQRVALARALVNRPRVLLLDEPLGALDLKLREQMQGELKKLQRQLGITFIFVTHDQTEALSMSDRVAVFNRGRIEQVDSPRNLYMQPATTFVAEFVGTSNVLRGELAQQLSGSPLPFSIRPEHIRLDGQATGHDVQASGELHDIQYQGSTTRFEVKLDNGQVLAVSQANDRWLADAPTWQTGQRVHVRWPREAMTVLQETVI from the coding sequence ATGCCCCCAGCAGTCCAGTTCACCCAGGTTTCCCGCACCTTCGGCGAGGTCAAGGCGGTCGACCAGGTCAGCATCGATATCCAGGATGGCGAGTTCTTCTCCATGCTCGGCCCGTCCGGCTCGGGCAAGACCACCTGCCTGCGCCTGATCGCCGGCTTCGAACAGCCCAGCAGCGGCTCGATCCGCATCCATGGCATCGAGGCTGCAGGCCTACCGCCCTACCAGCGTGACGTCAACACGGTTTTCCAGGACTACGCGCTGTTCCCCCACATGAACGTGCGCGACAACGTTGCCTACGGCTTGAAGGTCAAGGGCGTCGCCAGGCCCGAGCGCCACGCCCGTGCAGAGGAAGCCCTGGCCATGGTGGCCTTGGCGGGCTATGGCGAACGCAAACCGGCGCAGCTTTCCGGCGGCCAGCGCCAGCGTGTCGCCCTGGCACGGGCGCTGGTCAACCGCCCACGGGTGTTGCTCCTCGACGAGCCGCTCGGTGCCCTCGACCTCAAGCTGCGCGAGCAGATGCAGGGCGAGTTGAAAAAGCTGCAGCGCCAACTGGGCATTACCTTCATTTTCGTCACTCACGACCAGACCGAGGCACTGTCGATGTCCGATCGGGTCGCCGTGTTCAACCGCGGCCGCATCGAGCAGGTCGACTCGCCGCGCAATCTCTACATGCAACCCGCGACCACCTTCGTCGCCGAGTTCGTCGGCACCTCCAACGTGCTGCGCGGCGAGCTGGCCCAGCAGCTCAGCGGCAGCCCCCTGCCGTTCTCCATCCGCCCCGAACACATCCGCCTGGATGGCCAGGCCACCGGCCACGACGTGCAAGCCAGCGGCGAACTCCACGACATCCAGTACCAGGGCAGTACCACGCGCTTCGAAGTGAAACTGGACAACGGCCAGGTACTGGCCGTGAGCCAGGCCAATGACCGGT
- the ydcS gene encoding putative ABC transporter substrate-binding protein YdcS: protein MSVNTTVLFGALLASAGLQAAQLPDKLGAGEGQLDIIAWPGYIERGESDKAYDWVTGFEKETGCKVSVKTAATSDEMVSLMTKGGYDLVTASGDASLRLIVGKRVQPINTALIPNWKNLDPRLHNGAWYVVKDQVYGTPYQWGPNVLLYNTNVFKQPPTSWSVVFEPQNLPDGKPNKGRVQAYDGPIYIADAALYLKSAKPELGIQNPYELTETQYKAVLDLLRQQQPLIHRYWHDATVQMSDVKNEGVVATSSWGYMVNGLQADKQPVASVVPKEGATGWADTTMLHSEAKHPNCAYKWMDWSLQPKVQGDVAAWFGSLPAVPAACTGSELLGAEGCKTNGFDNFDKIAFWKTPQAEGGKFVPYSRWTQDYIAIMGGR, encoded by the coding sequence ATGTCAGTGAACACGACTGTACTGTTCGGCGCGTTACTGGCCAGTGCCGGCCTGCAGGCCGCCCAACTGCCAGACAAACTCGGCGCTGGCGAAGGGCAACTGGATATCATTGCCTGGCCGGGCTACATCGAACGGGGTGAAAGCGACAAGGCCTACGACTGGGTCACCGGCTTCGAGAAGGAAACCGGCTGCAAGGTCAGCGTGAAAACCGCCGCCACCTCCGACGAAATGGTCAGCCTGATGACCAAGGGCGGCTACGACCTGGTTACCGCCTCGGGCGACGCCTCGCTACGGCTGATCGTCGGCAAGCGCGTGCAACCGATCAATACCGCGCTGATCCCCAACTGGAAGAACCTCGACCCACGCCTGCACAACGGCGCCTGGTACGTGGTCAAGGACCAGGTATACGGCACCCCCTACCAATGGGGCCCGAACGTGCTCCTCTACAACACCAACGTGTTCAAGCAACCGCCGACCAGCTGGAGCGTGGTGTTCGAGCCCCAGAACCTGCCCGACGGCAAACCCAACAAAGGCCGCGTGCAGGCCTACGACGGGCCCATCTACATCGCCGACGCGGCGCTCTACCTCAAGTCCGCCAAGCCCGAACTGGGCATCCAGAACCCTTACGAACTGACCGAAACCCAGTACAAGGCCGTGCTCGACCTGCTGCGCCAGCAACAGCCGTTGATCCACCGCTACTGGCATGACGCGACGGTGCAGATGAGCGATGTGAAGAACGAGGGTGTGGTCGCCACCAGTTCATGGGGCTACATGGTCAACGGGCTGCAGGCCGACAAGCAGCCCGTGGCCTCGGTGGTACCGAAGGAAGGCGCCACAGGTTGGGCCGACACCACCATGCTGCACAGCGAGGCCAAGCACCCCAACTGCGCCTACAAGTGGATGGACTGGTCGCTGCAACCGAAGGTGCAGGGCGATGTGGCGGCCTGGTTCGGTTCGTTGCCCGCGGTGCCAGCGGCCTGTACCGGCAGTGAGCTGCTGGGGGCCGAGGGCTGCAAGACCAACGGCTTCGACAACTTCGACAAGATCGCCTTCTGGAAGACCCCGCAGGCCGAAGGCGGCAAGTTCGTGCCCTATAGCCGCTGGACCCAGGATTACATCGCGATCATGGGCGGGCGATAG
- a CDS encoding tellurite resistance TerB family protein — protein sequence MNTRSLLDQLLKSGQELLGNQAGKGVAGKPGGNGLGSLLSGAGGGALAAGAMGLLLGSKKARKYGGKALTYGGLAALGVLAYKAYGNWQARQGAGNHEPQTLDRLPPAQVEQHSQAVLRALVAAAKSDGHIDERERALIEGEFARLDSSQALQHWLHAELNKPLDPAEVARAAQTPEMAAEMYLASVMMVDQENFMERAYLDELARQLRLDPALRQELENQVRLAAGQ from the coding sequence ATGAATACCCGGAGCCTGCTCGACCAACTGCTCAAATCGGGTCAGGAACTGCTCGGTAACCAGGCCGGCAAGGGCGTGGCCGGAAAGCCTGGTGGCAACGGCCTGGGCAGCCTGCTTTCCGGCGCCGGTGGTGGTGCGCTGGCGGCGGGTGCCATGGGCTTGCTGCTGGGCAGCAAGAAGGCGCGCAAGTATGGCGGCAAGGCCCTCACCTACGGTGGCCTGGCCGCGCTCGGTGTGCTGGCCTACAAGGCCTATGGCAACTGGCAGGCGCGCCAGGGCGCGGGCAACCACGAGCCGCAGACGCTGGACCGCCTGCCGCCGGCCCAGGTCGAGCAGCACAGCCAGGCAGTGCTGCGTGCATTGGTGGCGGCGGCCAAGTCCGACGGCCATATCGACGAGCGTGAGCGGGCGTTGATCGAGGGGGAGTTCGCCCGCCTGGACAGTAGCCAGGCGCTCCAGCACTGGCTGCACGCCGAGCTGAACAAGCCACTGGACCCGGCCGAGGTGGCCCGTGCCGCGCAAACGCCGGAAATGGCTGCCGAGATGTACCTGGCCAGCGTGATGATGGTCGATCAGGAGAACTTCATGGAGCGCGCCTACCTCGATGAGCTGGCACGGCAGCTGCGTCTGGACCCTGCGCTGCGCCAGGAACTGGAAAACCAGGTCAGGCTTGCCGCAGGTCAATGA
- a CDS encoding methyl-accepting chemotaxis protein, with translation MKNWTLRQRILASFAVIIAIMLLMIVAAYSRLVAIESSEEAVGSDSIPGVYYSSMIRSAWVDSYVTSQQLVGLSNHREFTSADVELFKSFDDRLKQHMASYQATIRDKDDQVAFDDFTRLEEAYVKIVDQVLEAYRQKNYAEAQRLINEVLTPAWVDGRKHLNGVIERNRESADAATNDIVSAVATAKGSMIVSLLLAIIAAGICGLLLMRAITAPMQRIVHALDKLRSGDLSMRLSLDRKDEFGAIEGGFNEMAESLANLVAQAQRSSVQVTTSVTEIAATSKQQQATATETAATTTEIGATSREIAATSRDLVRTMTEVTSSADQASSLAGSGQQGLARMEETMHQVMGAADLVNAKLAILNEKASNINQVVVTIVKVADQTNLLSLNAAIEAEKAGEYGRGFAVVATEVRRLADQTAVATYDIEQMVREIQSAVSAGVMGMDKFSEEVRRGMFEVQQVGEQLGQIIHQVQALAPRVLMVNEGMQAQATGAEQINQALAQLSDASTQTVESLRQASFAIDELSQVASGLRGGVSRFKV, from the coding sequence GTGAAGAACTGGACCTTGCGCCAACGGATCCTGGCAAGTTTCGCCGTGATCATCGCCATCATGCTGCTGATGATCGTGGCCGCCTATTCGCGGTTGGTGGCGATCGAGTCCAGCGAGGAGGCGGTAGGGTCCGACAGCATTCCGGGCGTCTACTACAGCTCGATGATCCGTAGTGCCTGGGTCGACAGCTATGTCACCAGCCAGCAGTTGGTGGGGTTGTCGAACCACCGGGAGTTCACCTCGGCGGACGTCGAGCTGTTCAAAAGCTTTGACGACCGCCTCAAGCAACACATGGCCAGCTATCAGGCGACCATCCGCGACAAGGATGATCAGGTGGCCTTTGATGACTTCACTCGACTTGAAGAGGCCTACGTGAAGATCGTCGATCAGGTTCTGGAAGCCTATCGGCAGAAAAACTATGCCGAGGCCCAGCGTTTGATCAACGAGGTGCTCACGCCGGCCTGGGTGGACGGCCGCAAGCATCTGAACGGGGTCATCGAGCGCAACCGCGAATCGGCCGATGCCGCCACCAACGATATCGTCAGCGCCGTGGCCACCGCCAAGGGCAGCATGATCGTCTCGCTGCTGCTGGCAATCATCGCCGCCGGCATCTGTGGCCTGTTGCTGATGCGTGCGATCACCGCACCGATGCAACGCATCGTCCACGCCCTGGACAAGCTGCGCTCGGGCGACCTGAGCATGCGCCTGAGCCTGGATCGCAAGGACGAGTTCGGCGCCATCGAGGGGGGCTTCAACGAGATGGCCGAATCCCTGGCCAACCTGGTGGCCCAGGCTCAACGTTCATCGGTACAGGTGACCACCTCGGTCACTGAAATTGCCGCAACCTCCAAGCAGCAGCAGGCCACGGCCACTGAAACCGCTGCCACCACCACCGAGATCGGTGCGACGTCGCGGGAGATCGCCGCCACCTCGCGCGACCTGGTGCGTACCATGACCGAAGTCACCTCGTCGGCCGACCAGGCTTCGAGCCTCGCCGGCTCCGGCCAGCAAGGCCTGGCCCGCATGGAGGAAACCATGCACCAGGTGATGGGCGCCGCCGACCTGGTAAACGCCAAGCTGGCGATCCTCAACGAGAAGGCCAGCAATATCAACCAGGTGGTGGTGACCATCGTCAAGGTTGCCGACCAGACCAACCTGCTGTCGCTCAACGCCGCCATCGAGGCGGAAAAGGCCGGCGAGTACGGGCGTGGTTTCGCCGTGGTGGCCACCGAGGTGCGTCGCCTGGCCGATCAGACCGCCGTGGCCACCTACGATATCGAACAGATGGTGCGCGAGATCCAGTCGGCGGTCTCGGCCGGGGTGATGGGCATGGACAAGTTCTCCGAGGAGGTGCGCCGCGGCATGTTCGAGGTGCAGCAGGTGGGCGAGCAATTGGGGCAGATCATCCATCAGGTCCAGGCCCTGGCACCGCGGGTGCTGATGGTCAACGAAGGCATGCAGGCCCAGGCCACCGGCGCCGAACAGATCAATCAGGCCCTGGCCCAGCTCAGCGACGCCAGCACCCAGACCGTCGAGTCGTTGCGCCAGGCCAGTTTTGCCATCGATGAGCTGAGCCAGGTGGCCAGCGGCCTGCGTGGCGGTGTGTCGCGCTTCAAAGTCTGA
- a CDS encoding chemotaxis protein CheW codes for MNDLHPHEARAVTGKGALYLQFRIAEQRFALDVREVIEVLPRRALKPIAQAPSWVVGVLAHRGALIPVIDLSALSFGVAAPSRGSTRLVLVHYRADPLRPDLQLGLVLEQATDTLRCQPDEFQPYGLDNADAPYLGPVRQDSQGLLQRIRVDDLLPPAVRELLYPAGNGQVPA; via the coding sequence ATGAACGACCTGCATCCCCACGAGGCGCGCGCGGTCACTGGCAAGGGCGCGCTCTACCTGCAGTTCCGCATTGCCGAGCAACGCTTTGCCCTCGACGTGCGCGAGGTGATCGAGGTGTTGCCGCGACGTGCGCTCAAACCCATCGCCCAGGCGCCGTCCTGGGTCGTCGGTGTGCTTGCCCACCGGGGCGCGCTGATTCCGGTGATCGACCTGTCGGCCCTGAGCTTCGGTGTCGCGGCGCCCTCGCGCGGCAGTACGCGCCTGGTGCTGGTACATTACCGCGCCGACCCGTTGCGCCCCGACCTGCAACTGGGCCTGGTGCTGGAGCAGGCCACCGACACCCTGCGCTGCCAGCCCGACGAGTTCCAGCCCTACGGCCTGGACAACGCCGATGCCCCCTACCTGGGGCCGGTGCGTCAGGACAGCCAGGGTTTGTTGCAGCGCATCCGCGTCGATGACCTGCTCCCACCCGCTGTGCGCGAGCTGCTGTACCCCGCCGGGAACGGGCAGGTGCCGGCATGA
- a CDS encoding CheR family methyltransferase codes for MSEQRFFRFLRERIGLDVESVGAPMIERALQQRSIAVLATDLDDYWLHLQQSAEEQQALIEAVIVPETWFFRYPESFGALVGLAHKRVTELAGTRPLRILSLPCSTGEEPYSIAMALLDGGVSPAAFRIDGMDISPNSVAKGLQGDYGRNSFRGSDLAFRERHFSKFAELHRINERVRQQVNLQVGNVLDPALKSRHGLYDFVFCRNLLIYFDVPTQQRVFEVLKHLTHGQGVLFIGPAEGSLLARLGMRPLGIAQSFAYVRQEPASSAAVSLPLPVVRPLAPPPPRVVALPARTVRPIPVPAPVIEPHESEAQLLGLIARHANTGDSEQARAGCERYLRQFAPKAQVYYWLGLLSDTEGDAAQAITHYRKALYLEPQHPETLVHLAALLASQGDVAGARRLQERAARAGRESER; via the coding sequence ATGAGCGAGCAACGCTTCTTCCGCTTCCTGCGTGAGCGCATCGGTCTGGACGTGGAGTCGGTGGGGGCGCCGATGATCGAGCGCGCCTTGCAGCAGCGCAGCATCGCGGTATTGGCGACGGACCTGGACGATTACTGGTTGCACCTGCAGCAGTCGGCCGAGGAACAGCAGGCACTGATCGAGGCGGTCATCGTCCCGGAAACCTGGTTCTTCCGCTATCCCGAATCCTTTGGCGCCCTGGTCGGCCTGGCTCATAAACGGGTGACCGAACTGGCCGGGACGCGGCCTTTGCGCATCCTCAGCCTGCCGTGCTCGACCGGTGAAGAGCCCTACTCGATTGCCATGGCCTTGCTGGACGGCGGCGTCAGCCCCGCCGCGTTTCGCATCGATGGCATGGACATCAGCCCCAATTCGGTGGCCAAGGGGCTGCAGGGCGACTATGGCCGCAACTCGTTCCGTGGCAGTGACCTGGCGTTCCGCGAGCGGCATTTCAGTAAGTTCGCAGAACTGCATCGCATCAATGAACGCGTGCGCCAACAGGTCAACCTGCAGGTGGGCAACGTGCTGGACCCGGCGCTCAAGAGCCGCCATGGCCTGTACGACTTCGTGTTCTGCCGCAACTTGCTGATCTATTTCGATGTGCCGACCCAGCAGCGGGTGTTCGAGGTGCTCAAGCACCTCACCCATGGCCAGGGGGTGTTGTTCATCGGGCCAGCCGAGGGCAGCCTGCTGGCCCGCCTGGGCATGCGCCCGCTGGGTATCGCCCAGTCGTTCGCCTATGTGCGTCAGGAGCCCGCGTCGAGCGCAGCTGTGAGCCTGCCGCTGCCGGTTGTGCGGCCGTTGGCGCCGCCACCGCCGAGAGTGGTCGCACTACCAGCCCGCACCGTCAGGCCGATTCCTGTACCTGCGCCAGTCATCGAGCCCCATGAGAGCGAGGCCCAACTGCTGGGCCTCATTGCCCGCCATGCCAATACCGGCGACAGTGAACAGGCCAGGGCCGGTTGCGAGCGCTACCTGCGCCAGTTCGCGCCCAAGGCACAGGTCTATTACTGGCTGGGCTTGCTCAGTGATACCGAGGGCGATGCCGCGCAGGCCATCACCCATTACCGCAAGGCCTTGTACCTGGAGCCCCAGCACCCGGAAACCCTGGTGCATCTGGCCGCGCTGCTGGCTTCCCAGGGCGACGTGGCCGGCGCCCGGCGCTTGCAGGAGCGCGCGGCGCGGGCGGGAAGGGAGTCTGAACGATGA
- a CDS encoding chemotaxis protein CheW — protein MSGGYQMHLIARDDEVIDDCWNRIGVHGDKQCPLLERHIHCRNCEVYATAATRLLDRYALIEGEQVETSVMEEVTVGRSMLLFRLGEEWLALATACLAEIAPQQQVHSLPHQRSRVLQGVANVRGALVPCLSLADLLGVPAEASSERNGRALPRMLILAAEGGPVVVPVDEIDGIHRLDPARMETGRDTAHFTAAVLQWRGRSVRVLDEQHLLSAVKRSLS, from the coding sequence ATGAGTGGCGGATACCAGATGCATCTGATCGCTCGTGATGACGAGGTCATCGACGATTGCTGGAATCGCATCGGCGTGCACGGCGACAAGCAGTGCCCGTTGCTGGAGCGGCATATTCATTGCCGTAATTGCGAGGTGTATGCCACTGCGGCCACCCGCCTGCTGGATCGCTATGCGCTGATCGAGGGCGAGCAGGTCGAGACGAGCGTCATGGAGGAGGTCACTGTCGGCCGTTCCATGCTGCTGTTCCGCCTGGGGGAGGAATGGCTGGCCCTGGCGACCGCGTGCCTGGCCGAAATCGCCCCGCAGCAGCAGGTGCATTCGCTGCCGCACCAGCGTTCGCGTGTGCTGCAGGGCGTGGCCAACGTGCGCGGGGCATTGGTGCCTTGCCTGTCGCTGGCCGACCTGTTGGGCGTGCCGGCCGAAGCGAGCAGCGAGCGCAATGGGCGAGCGCTGCCGAGAATGTTGATTCTTGCAGCCGAGGGTGGGCCGGTGGTGGTGCCGGTGGACGAGATTGACGGCATCCATCGCCTCGATCCGGCCCGCATGGAAACCGGCCGTGACACGGCGCACTTCACTGCCGCCGTCCTGCAATGGCGGGGGCGCAGCGTGCGTGTCCTGGACGAGCAACATCTACTGTCTGCCGTGAAGCGGAGCCTGTCATGA
- a CDS encoding hybrid sensor histidine kinase/response regulator, with amino-acid sequence MTPEQMRDASLLELFSLEAEAQTQVLSAGLMALERNPAQPDQLEACMRAAHSLKGAARIVGIDAGVSVAHVMEDCLVAAQEGRLALRPEHIDALLQGTDLLMRIATPGDQDSEAAVPAFLVQLAGLLAPSTAVVAPVLPPLATAPVEPAPPAPVVQAPEPVVDAEPVVVSKAGKRAGDGGERVLRVTADRLNSLLDLSSKSLVETQRLKPYLATLQRLKRMHGQGIRALDGLKTQLEGSGQGPEVLEALAQTQQLLAETQQILLQQATDLDEFGWQASQRAQLLYDTALACRMRPFADVLTGQSRMVRDLGRSLDKPVRLLIEGEKTQVDRDVLEKLEAPLTHLLRNAVDHGIELPERRLLAGKPSEGTVRLRASHQAGLLILELSDDGAGIDLERLRQSIVERALSPAETVAQMSEAELLTFLFLPGFSLRDTVTEVSGRGVGLDAVQHMVRELRGSIELTQVAGQGCCFHLEVPLTLSVVRSLVVEVGGEAYAFPLAHIERTLDVPTEAIVQIEGRQHFWHEDRHVGLVAASQLLNRPAAQDPGQGLRVVVIREREQLYGVAVERLIGERVLVVMPLDPRLGKVQDISAGALLDDGSVVLIVDVEDLLRSVDKLLSTGRLERIERGGKGGKGAVRKRVLVVDDSLTVRELQRKLLSNRGYEVAVAVDGMDGWNALRSDDFDLLITDIDMPRMDGIELVTLVRRDHRLQSLPVMVVSYKDREEDRRRGLDAGADYYLAKASFHDDALLDAVVELIGGAQG; translated from the coding sequence ATGACCCCGGAGCAAATGCGCGACGCATCGCTGCTCGAACTGTTCAGCCTGGAGGCCGAGGCCCAGACCCAGGTGCTCAGCGCCGGCCTCATGGCCCTGGAGCGAAACCCCGCCCAGCCGGACCAGCTGGAAGCCTGCATGCGTGCGGCCCATTCGCTCAAGGGCGCGGCGCGCATCGTCGGCATCGACGCCGGGGTCAGTGTGGCTCACGTCATGGAGGACTGCCTGGTGGCCGCCCAGGAAGGGCGGCTGGCGCTGCGCCCGGAACATATCGACGCCCTGTTGCAGGGGACCGACCTGCTGATGCGGATCGCCACGCCTGGCGATCAGGACAGCGAGGCCGCGGTACCGGCGTTCCTGGTGCAATTGGCCGGCTTGCTGGCGCCATCGACGGCTGTTGTGGCCCCGGTGTTGCCACCTTTGGCGACCGCACCTGTCGAGCCCGCGCCGCCGGCGCCCGTTGTTCAGGCACCGGAGCCTGTCGTCGACGCCGAGCCCGTTGTCGTGTCGAAGGCTGGCAAGCGAGCGGGCGACGGTGGTGAACGGGTCTTGCGGGTAACCGCCGACCGATTGAACAGCCTGCTCGACCTGTCGAGCAAGTCACTGGTAGAGACCCAACGCCTGAAACCCTACCTGGCCACCCTGCAACGCCTCAAGCGCATGCATGGCCAGGGCATCCGCGCGCTGGACGGCCTGAAGACTCAGCTTGAAGGCAGCGGGCAGGGCCCGGAAGTGCTCGAGGCCCTTGCCCAGACCCAGCAGTTGCTGGCCGAAACCCAGCAGATTCTGCTGCAGCAGGCCACCGACCTCGATGAGTTCGGTTGGCAGGCCAGCCAGCGTGCGCAACTGCTCTATGACACCGCGCTGGCCTGCCGCATGCGGCCCTTTGCCGATGTGCTGACCGGGCAGAGCCGAATGGTCCGCGACCTGGGGCGCTCACTGGATAAACCGGTGCGTTTGCTGATCGAAGGCGAGAAGACCCAGGTCGACCGCGATGTGCTGGAGAAGCTCGAAGCGCCGCTGACGCATTTGCTGCGCAATGCCGTCGATCACGGCATCGAATTGCCCGAGCGGCGCCTGCTGGCTGGCAAACCGAGCGAAGGAACAGTGCGCCTGCGCGCCTCGCACCAGGCCGGCTTGTTGATTCTCGAACTGTCCGACGACGGTGCCGGGATCGACCTGGAGCGCTTGCGCCAGAGTATCGTCGAGCGTGCATTGTCACCGGCCGAGACTGTGGCGCAGATGAGCGAGGCAGAGCTGCTGACGTTCCTCTTCCTGCCTGGCTTCAGCTTGCGCGACACCGTCACCGAGGTTTCCGGGCGCGGTGTCGGCCTGGATGCGGTGCAGCACATGGTGCGCGAGCTGCGTGGCTCGATCGAGCTGACCCAGGTTGCCGGGCAGGGTTGCTGTTTCCATCTGGAGGTACCGCTGACCTTGTCGGTGGTGCGCAGCCTGGTGGTCGAAGTGGGCGGTGAGGCCTATGCCTTCCCGCTGGCCCACATCGAACGCACCCTGGACGTGCCGACCGAGGCCATCGTGCAGATCGAAGGGCGCCAGCATTTCTGGCATGAAGACCGCCATGTCGGCCTGGTGGCCGCCAGCCAGTTGCTCAACCGGCCTGCCGCCCAGGACCCGGGGCAGGGTTTGCGGGTGGTGGTGATCCGCGAGCGTGAACAGCTCTATGGGGTGGCCGTGGAGCGTCTGATCGGCGAGCGGGTGCTGGTGGTGATGCCGCTCGATCCGCGCCTGGGCAAGGTCCAGGACATTTCCGCCGGGGCGTTGCTCGACGATGGCTCGGTGGTGCTGATCGTCGATGTCGAAGACTTGCTGCGCTCGGTGGACAAACTGCTCAGCACCGGCCGCCTTGAGCGCATCGAGCGCGGTGGCAAGGGCGGCAAGGGGGCGGTACGCAAGCGTGTGCTGGTGGTCGACGACTCGCTCACTGTGCGCGAATTGCAGCGCAAGCTGCTGAGCAACCGCGGCTACGAAGTGGCCGTCGCGGTGGACGGCATGGATGGCTGGAATGCGCTGCGCAGCGATGACTTCGACCTGCTGATCACCGATATCGACATGCCGCGCATGGATGGCATCGAGTTGGTGACCCTGGTGCGCCGCGATCATCGCCTGCAATCGCTGCCGGTGATGGTGGTCTCCTACAAGGATCGCGAAGAAGATCGCCGTCGTGGACTGGATGCCGGCGCCGACTATTATTTGGCCAAGGCCAGCTTCCATGACGATGCGTTGCTGGACGCTGTCGTGGAGCTGATTGGAGGTGCGCAGGGATGA
- a CDS encoding chemotaxis response regulator protein-glutamate methylesterase — MKIAIVNDMPMAVEALRRALAFEPAHQVIWVAGNGAEAVQRCAEQTPDLILMDLIMPVMDGVEATRRIMAETPCAIVIVTVDRKQNVHRVFEAMGHGALDVVDTPALGAGDAREAAAPLLRKILNIGWLIGQQRPSAPRALATPLREASQRRGLVAIGSSAGGPAALEVLLKGLPREFPAAIVLVQHVDQVFAAGMAEWLSSASGLSVRLAREGEPPQPGQVLLAGTNHHIRLLQNGQLAYTAEPVNEIYRPSIDVFFESVARYWSGDAVGVLLTGMGRDGAQGLKLMRQQGFLTIAQDQQSSAVYGMPKAAAAIDAAVEIRPLERIAGRLMEIFSK, encoded by the coding sequence ATGAAGATCGCCATCGTCAACGACATGCCCATGGCCGTGGAGGCCTTGCGCCGGGCGCTGGCGTTCGAGCCGGCGCACCAGGTGATCTGGGTCGCCGGCAACGGCGCCGAGGCGGTGCAGCGCTGCGCCGAACAGACCCCGGACCTGATCCTCATGGACCTGATCATGCCGGTCATGGACGGTGTCGAGGCCACGCGCCGGATCATGGCCGAAACCCCCTGCGCCATCGTGATCGTCACCGTCGACCGCAAGCAGAACGTGCATCGGGTATTCGAGGCCATGGGCCATGGCGCCCTGGATGTGGTCGACACCCCGGCGCTGGGTGCTGGGGATGCCCGTGAGGCTGCGGCGCCGCTGTTGCGCAAGATCCTCAATATCGGTTGGTTGATCGGCCAGCAACGGCCCAGTGCCCCCCGCGCCTTGGCCACGCCTCTGCGCGAGGCCTCCCAGCGCCGAGGCCTGGTGGCCATCGGCTCTTCGGCGGGCGGTCCTGCGGCGCTGGAGGTGCTGCTCAAGGGGCTGCCGCGCGAGTTCCCGGCGGCCATCGTGCTGGTGCAGCATGTCGACCAGGTGTTCGCCGCCGGCATGGCCGAATGGCTCAGCAGCGCCTCCGGTCTGTCGGTACGCCTGGCCCGCGAGGGCGAGCCGCCGCAGCCGGGGCAGGTGCTGTTGGCCGGCACCAACCACCACATCCGCCTGCTGCAGAATGGCCAGCTGGCCTACACTGCCGAGCCGGTCAACGAAATCTATCGGCCTTCGATCGATGTGTTCTTCGAAAGCGTCGCGCGCTATTGGTCGGGCGATGCGGTGGGCGTGCTGCTCACCGGCATGGGCCGCGATGGTGCCCAGGGCCTGAAGCTGATGCGCCAGCAGGGCTTCCTGACCATCGCCCAGGACCAGCAGAGCAGCGCGGTGTACGGCATGCCCAAGGCCGCCGCGGCCATCGACGCGGCCGTGGAGATTCGCCCGCTGGAGCGAATCGCCGGACGACTGATGGAAATCTTTTCGAAATGA